A single genomic interval of Dyella sp. GSA-30 harbors:
- a CDS encoding peptidase S10, protein MRKLPLAAALTALMLCSAVHAKEHDDKDKKDKPDDKAEAALIKPQSSESEGSVSVEGKRVDYKAVAGTLVLHGSGDKEDEPQISMFYTAYFKKGVEAGKRPITFIYNGGPGSATVWLHMGAFGPKRVVTSDDSHTPAAPYGLVNNDYSLLDASDLVFIDAPGAGFSRLIAHDDDKGKRDEQMKDRRKSTYSVDGDGHAFAQFITQFLSRYGRWNSPKYLFGESYGTTRSAVVSNILENEDSVDLNGVILLSQILSFDNSIDGPQFNPGVDAPYITALPTFAATAFYHRKLPQQPAQLEPFLREVEQFAIGDYAQALMAGSRLDAGRKQAVAEKLHQYTGLPTDYLLRANLRVTGGMFEHQLQNDGGLTTGRLDSRFSGPSLDPMAKDSEYDPQSSAISSAYVAAFNDYVRKQLKFGENMNYRLFADVDHWDFAHKAPGVEGEALQQSTNVMPDLATAMKTNPNLKVLLNGGYYDLATPYFAADYEMHHLPIPDALQANITYAWYPSGHMVYANQDSLKMLHDNVAKFIGETDNVKR, encoded by the coding sequence ATGCGCAAGCTGCCTCTCGCCGCCGCTCTTACCGCTCTCATGCTGTGCTCGGCCGTCCACGCCAAAGAGCATGACGACAAGGACAAGAAGGACAAGCCTGACGACAAGGCCGAGGCCGCGCTGATCAAGCCGCAGTCCTCTGAAAGCGAGGGCTCGGTCAGCGTCGAAGGCAAACGCGTCGACTACAAGGCTGTCGCCGGCACGCTGGTATTGCATGGCAGCGGCGACAAGGAAGACGAGCCGCAGATCAGCATGTTCTATACCGCCTATTTCAAGAAAGGTGTGGAGGCGGGCAAGCGGCCGATCACCTTCATCTATAACGGCGGACCGGGTTCGGCGACGGTGTGGCTGCATATGGGTGCCTTTGGTCCCAAGCGCGTCGTCACCAGTGACGACAGCCATACGCCAGCGGCGCCCTATGGTCTGGTCAACAACGACTACAGCCTGCTCGATGCGTCGGATCTGGTGTTTATCGATGCACCGGGTGCGGGCTTCAGTCGACTCATTGCCCATGACGACGACAAGGGCAAGCGCGACGAGCAAATGAAGGATCGACGCAAGAGCACGTACAGCGTCGACGGCGACGGCCATGCCTTCGCGCAGTTCATTACCCAGTTCCTGTCCCGGTACGGTCGCTGGAACTCCCCGAAATATCTGTTTGGCGAGAGTTACGGCACCACGCGTTCGGCGGTGGTCTCCAACATTCTGGAAAACGAAGATAGCGTCGACCTCAACGGCGTGATCCTGCTTTCGCAGATCCTGAGCTTCGACAACAGCATCGACGGCCCGCAGTTCAATCCGGGCGTGGATGCGCCATACATCACCGCACTGCCGACCTTCGCCGCGACGGCGTTTTATCATCGTAAGCTGCCGCAACAGCCGGCGCAGCTCGAGCCGTTCCTGCGCGAGGTCGAACAGTTCGCGATCGGTGACTATGCCCAGGCATTGATGGCCGGCTCGCGTCTGGATGCCGGTCGCAAGCAAGCCGTTGCGGAGAAGCTGCATCAGTACACCGGCCTGCCGACCGATTATCTCTTGCGCGCCAATCTGCGCGTAACCGGCGGCATGTTCGAGCACCAGTTGCAGAACGATGGCGGCCTCACCACCGGTCGTCTCGACAGCCGTTTCTCGGGACCGTCGCTCGACCCGATGGCCAAGGATTCGGAATACGATCCGCAGTCTTCCGCGATCAGCTCGGCGTACGTCGCTGCATTCAACGACTATGTGCGCAAGCAGCTCAAGTTCGGCGAGAACATGAACTATCGTTTGTTCGCCGACGTCGACCACTGGGATTTTGCGCACAAGGCACCCGGTGTCGAAGGCGAGGCCTTGCAGCAGTCGACCAATGTGATGCCGGACCTGGCCACGGCGATGAAGACCAATCCGAACTTGAAGGTGCTGTTGAACGGCGGTTATTACGACCTGGCTACGCCGTACTTCGCCGCCGATTATGAAATGCACCATCTGCCAATCCCCGATGCGCTGCAGGCCAATATCACCTATGCGTGGTATCCGTCCGGGCATATGGTTTACGCGAATCAGGATTCGCTGAAGATGCTGCATGACAATGTGGCGAAGTTTATTGGTGAGACGGATAACGTAAAGCGGTGA
- a CDS encoding GNAT family N-acetyltransferase, protein MIEFTIRPAAPEDVAAVLPLMAEHAAFERLDHAQQARLDMLPAALVTTPPRLYLWLAQVDDAIVGYASATLDFSTLDRATYLHMDCLFVRTGWRGHGIGRELWHRLRGFAHARGCLSMQWQTPDWNEDAARFYRRLGANELLKRRYTLRLDAGQ, encoded by the coding sequence ATGATCGAGTTCACAATTCGGCCCGCCGCGCCAGAGGACGTCGCCGCTGTGCTGCCGCTGATGGCAGAACACGCCGCGTTCGAGCGCCTGGATCATGCGCAACAAGCGCGGCTGGACATGCTGCCGGCGGCGCTTGTGACGACACCGCCACGACTGTACCTATGGCTCGCCCAGGTCGATGACGCGATCGTCGGATACGCCAGCGCCACGCTGGATTTTTCCACGCTCGACCGCGCCACCTACCTGCACATGGACTGCCTGTTCGTACGGACAGGTTGGCGTGGTCATGGTATCGGTCGTGAGCTGTGGCATCGACTCAGGGGTTTCGCGCATGCCCGTGGCTGCCTGAGCATGCAGTGGCAGACGCCGGACTGGAACGAAGACGCAGCGCGCTTCTATCGCAGGCTGGGCGCGAACGAATTGCTCAAGCGACGCTATACACTAAGGCTCGACGCCGGTCAGTGA
- the ftrA gene encoding transcriptional regulator FtrA, with product MKKPPKRSRPANGPANRHVAALVYDGLCSFEYGIAVEMFGLARPEFDHWYSFGSYAVDRGSMRAAGGLQLRAEATLDGLAQAGTIIVPGWRGADAAPPERLLDALRAAHARGARLVSFCSGVFVLAATGLLDGRRASTHWRYADALAARYPHVRIEPDVLYVDEGQLLTSAGSAAAIDLSLHLIRRDYGPRIANQVARRAVVPTHRDGGQAQFIPSPLPEQGAALGKLLEWMRKHLDQPLALPELAERARMSERTLLRRFEEATGHSPKQWLTQERLARAREMLEGSDLAVEQIADACGFGSADTLRHHFRRSLQLSPARYRERFAH from the coding sequence ATGAAGAAACCGCCAAAACGTTCCCGTCCCGCCAACGGACCTGCCAACCGCCACGTCGCCGCGTTGGTGTACGACGGTCTGTGCAGCTTCGAGTACGGCATTGCCGTGGAAATGTTCGGGCTGGCCCGACCGGAGTTCGATCACTGGTATAGCTTCGGTTCTTATGCGGTCGATCGCGGCAGCATGCGCGCTGCCGGTGGCCTGCAATTGCGCGCCGAGGCCACCCTGGATGGATTGGCGCAGGCCGGCACGATCATCGTGCCGGGTTGGCGCGGCGCCGACGCGGCGCCACCGGAGCGTCTGCTCGACGCGCTCCGTGCTGCGCATGCGCGCGGCGCGCGGTTGGTGTCGTTCTGTTCCGGCGTGTTTGTGCTGGCCGCCACCGGGTTGCTCGATGGCCGCCGTGCCAGCACGCATTGGCGTTACGCCGACGCCCTGGCTGCACGTTATCCGCACGTGCGGATCGAGCCGGACGTGCTGTATGTCGATGAGGGCCAACTGCTCACGTCGGCAGGTAGCGCGGCGGCGATCGATCTCTCCCTGCATCTGATCCGGCGCGACTACGGCCCGCGCATCGCCAACCAGGTAGCGCGTCGAGCGGTGGTGCCGACGCATCGCGATGGCGGACAAGCCCAGTTCATTCCGTCGCCGCTACCCGAACAGGGCGCGGCACTGGGCAAGTTACTGGAATGGATGCGCAAGCATCTGGACCAGCCGCTCGCATTACCTGAGCTTGCCGAACGCGCGCGCATGAGCGAACGCACGCTGCTGCGTCGCTTCGAGGAAGCGACCGGGCATTCGCCCAAGCAATGGCTAACGCAAGAGCGCCTGGCGCGTGCGCGGGAGATGCTCGAGGGTAGCGATCTGGCGGTCGAACAGATTGCCGACGCCTGCGGCTTCGGCAGTGCCGATACCTTGCGGCATCACTTTCGTCGGTCACTGCAATTGAGCCCTGCCCGCTATCGCGAACGCTTCGCGCACTGA
- a CDS encoding DMT family transporter, translating into MIYVLLSVLCSVWVSVMLKLARRRGFDVGQAIAWNYVATSALTVWIFRPSLDALKGQHVPWVGMVGLGILLPTIFMALAASVRNAGIVRTDTAQRLSLLISLLAAFLLFGEQPTAIKLAGLALGFIALLCMLWRGEQSAAQAGNGWYWPLVVFAGFGAIDILLKLVAQAGVPFAASLLTAFVLSFLVAMAIFLWRCLRGQTRPSLRDAVGGLILGLVNFGNIVFYVRAHQALAQHPALVFASMNLGVVLLGALVGSLGFGERLRPINVLGLLLAFAAIGVLGYAAQA; encoded by the coding sequence ATGATCTACGTTTTATTGAGCGTTCTATGCAGCGTCTGGGTATCGGTGATGCTCAAGCTGGCACGGCGACGTGGGTTCGACGTCGGGCAGGCAATTGCCTGGAACTATGTCGCGACCAGCGCGCTGACGGTCTGGATCTTCCGGCCATCGCTTGACGCCTTGAAGGGCCAGCACGTCCCCTGGGTTGGCATGGTCGGGCTGGGTATCCTGTTGCCGACGATCTTCATGGCGCTGGCCGCCTCGGTGCGCAACGCCGGCATCGTACGTACCGATACCGCGCAACGCCTGTCCCTGCTTATCTCTCTGCTGGCGGCGTTCTTGCTGTTCGGCGAGCAACCGACCGCGATCAAGCTGGCAGGGCTGGCGTTGGGCTTCATCGCCCTGCTGTGCATGCTGTGGCGTGGGGAGCAATCCGCGGCGCAGGCTGGTAACGGCTGGTACTGGCCGTTGGTGGTGTTCGCGGGCTTCGGTGCGATCGATATTCTGCTGAAGCTGGTGGCGCAGGCAGGTGTACCGTTTGCGGCCTCGCTGCTGACGGCCTTTGTGCTGTCTTTTCTGGTCGCCATGGCGATCTTCCTGTGGCGCTGCTTACGCGGGCAGACGCGTCCAAGCCTGCGCGACGCGGTCGGCGGCTTGATCCTGGGCCTGGTCAACTTCGGCAACATCGTTTTCTACGTGCGTGCCCATCAGGCGCTGGCGCAACATCCTGCGCTGGTGTTTGCCAGCATGAACCTGGGCGTGGTGCTGCTCGGCGCCCTGGTCGGCAGCCTGGGGTTCGGCGAACGGCTGCGCCCGATCAATGTCCTGGGTCTTCTGCTCGCGTTCGCCGCCATCGGTGTGCTGGGGTATGCCGCACAGGCATGA
- a CDS encoding DEAD/DEAH box helicase, whose amino-acid sequence MPLLEFHPAVASWFSSVFPAPTAAQTAAWPAIRQGRDTLVAAPTGSGKTLTAFLAAIDGLVREGVANGGTLADATTVVYVSPLKALSNDIRINLEAPLEGIRAELEKLGLPDVVIRTAVRTGDTPQAERTLMRKQSPHILVTTPESLYILLGSESGRSMLSDTRTVIVDEIHALAGSKRGSHLALSLERLESLCQRPLLRIGLSATQKPIEEVARFLTGASHDECHIVDVGHTRERDLAIAVPPVPLEAVMSNDAWELIYNQVANLVEEHRTTLIFVNTRRMAERVARHLSERLGKEFVAAHHGSLAKEQRLDAEQRLKRGDLKVLVATASLELGIDIGDVDLVCQLQSPRSIAAFLQRAGRSGHAVNGTPKARLFPTSRDDLIECTALLDCVRRGELDALFVPPAPLDVLAQQIVAEVAAQEWNEDALFDLVRRAHPYRELTRAQFDETIRMLADGFTTRRGARAAYIHRDAVHRQLRARRGARLTAITSGGAIPDTADYLVVLEPQATVIGSVHEDFAVESLAGDIFQLGNTSYRILRVERDRLRVEDAHGVPPSIPFWLGEAPGRSDELSLGVSRLREEIGTQLDEGGVPQALKWLTETLGMNAAAAQQLADYLAKAQLALGVLPTQHTLVFERFFDESGGTQLVIHTPYGSRINRAWGLALRKRFCRQFNFELQAAATEDAIVLSLSTSHSFPLEEVARYLHSNTAEHVLVQALLDAPLFPVRWRWNATTSLALPRFQGGRKVPPQLQRMKSEDLLATVFPDQVACLENIVGERQIPDHPLVNQTMYDCLREAMDVDGLLHILRGLEGGAIRVVARDLTAPSPLASEVLTAAPYAYLDDAPLEERRTLAVQSRRGGEIEDAGDLAKLDPEAIAAVRGEAWPQVRSADEMHEALSVLGFVSDTEAQKNQGWDNYLQALAKHHRATALTPKQARASLWIAAEKLPMWQAVHGHASIDPPIEAPAEYAAQAWTREDALLELVRGRLVGLGPVDAASLAESLQVERSDVDHALIRLQSEGYVIQGHFSPGVQDVQWCERHLLARIHRYTIGRLRREIEPVSRRQLMRFLFQWQHVAPDARLNGPDGLPAIINQLEGFEAAAGAWETELLPTRIDDYAIQWLDEQCRAGRVVWNRLRTGGGSNGPVRATPIVLLPRRSLATWSAIAANTQSQETLLSSRAQAVADALAAQGALFFDELMDSTHLLRTELEDALGELVSAGRVSADSFAGLRALLLPAAKREAPRHRRVRRHMLSGIEDAGRWSLVRQPVATGKHDPDTIEHIARSLLRRYGVVFWKLLEREASWLPTWRELLRVYHRLEARGEIRGGRFVEGLVGEQFALPEAIPQLRAASKRENDGELVVLSGCDPLNLVGTVLSGDKLPAVIGTRVLYEDGVAVAALVANKPQWLVESGSRQQQLWRNALLRRPGYETATFESLAAGHSL is encoded by the coding sequence ATGCCCTTACTCGAATTTCACCCCGCCGTCGCCAGCTGGTTCAGCAGTGTGTTCCCGGCCCCTACGGCCGCGCAGACGGCTGCCTGGCCCGCGATCCGACAGGGTCGCGACACCCTGGTGGCGGCGCCGACCGGCTCGGGCAAGACCCTGACCGCCTTCCTGGCCGCGATCGACGGCCTGGTGCGCGAGGGCGTGGCTAACGGTGGCACGCTGGCCGACGCCACGACCGTGGTCTACGTCTCGCCGCTGAAAGCGCTGTCCAACGACATCCGCATCAATCTGGAGGCGCCGCTGGAAGGGATCCGCGCGGAGCTGGAGAAACTCGGTCTGCCCGATGTCGTCATCCGCACGGCCGTACGTACCGGCGATACGCCGCAGGCCGAGCGCACACTGATGCGCAAGCAATCGCCGCATATCCTGGTGACCACGCCCGAGTCGCTGTACATCCTGCTCGGCTCCGAATCGGGCCGCAGCATGCTGAGCGACACGCGCACCGTGATCGTGGACGAAATTCATGCGCTGGCCGGCAGCAAGCGCGGCTCACATCTTGCCCTTTCACTGGAACGGCTCGAATCGCTCTGCCAACGGCCGCTGTTGCGCATCGGCTTGTCCGCCACGCAGAAGCCGATCGAGGAAGTCGCGCGGTTCCTGACCGGCGCGTCGCACGATGAATGCCATATCGTCGACGTCGGCCACACGCGCGAACGCGACCTGGCGATTGCCGTGCCGCCGGTGCCGCTCGAAGCGGTGATGTCCAACGATGCCTGGGAACTGATCTACAACCAGGTCGCCAACCTGGTCGAGGAACATCGCACCACGCTGATCTTCGTCAATACGCGACGCATGGCCGAGCGCGTAGCGCGGCATCTGTCCGAGCGTCTGGGTAAAGAGTTCGTCGCCGCGCATCACGGCAGTCTGGCCAAGGAACAACGCCTCGATGCCGAACAACGGTTGAAACGCGGCGATCTGAAAGTGCTGGTGGCCACCGCGTCGCTGGAGCTGGGTATCGATATCGGCGATGTCGACCTGGTCTGCCAATTGCAATCACCGCGCTCCATCGCGGCGTTCTTGCAACGCGCAGGACGTTCCGGCCACGCGGTCAATGGCACGCCCAAGGCGCGCCTGTTTCCCACCAGTCGCGACGATCTGATCGAATGCACGGCACTGCTCGATTGCGTACGGCGGGGCGAACTCGATGCGCTGTTCGTGCCGCCCGCTCCGCTGGATGTGTTGGCACAGCAGATCGTTGCCGAAGTCGCCGCGCAGGAATGGAACGAAGACGCGCTGTTCGACCTGGTGCGCCGCGCCCATCCCTATCGTGAGCTGACGCGCGCGCAGTTCGACGAAACCATCCGCATGCTGGCCGATGGTTTCACTACGCGGCGCGGTGCGCGTGCGGCATATATCCACCGTGATGCCGTGCACCGCCAGCTGCGCGCACGGCGAGGCGCACGCCTTACCGCCATTACTTCCGGCGGCGCCATTCCCGATACCGCCGATTATCTGGTGGTGCTCGAACCGCAGGCGACGGTGATCGGCAGCGTGCACGAGGACTTTGCCGTGGAGAGCCTTGCCGGCGATATCTTCCAGCTCGGCAACACCAGCTATCGCATCCTGCGCGTCGAACGCGACCGCCTGCGCGTAGAAGACGCGCATGGCGTGCCGCCAAGCATTCCTTTCTGGCTGGGCGAGGCCCCTGGGCGTAGCGACGAGTTATCCCTCGGCGTATCGCGTCTACGCGAAGAGATAGGCACGCAGCTCGACGAAGGCGGTGTCCCGCAGGCGCTGAAATGGCTGACCGAAACGCTGGGCATGAACGCAGCGGCCGCCCAACAGCTTGCCGATTACCTGGCCAAGGCCCAGCTTGCCCTTGGCGTGCTGCCGACACAGCACACGCTTGTGTTCGAACGATTCTTCGACGAATCGGGTGGCACCCAGCTGGTGATCCACACGCCGTACGGCAGCCGCATCAATCGCGCCTGGGGCCTGGCGCTGCGCAAGCGGTTCTGTCGACAGTTCAATTTCGAATTGCAGGCGGCGGCGACCGAAGATGCGATCGTACTGTCGTTGTCGACCAGCCACAGTTTTCCGCTCGAAGAAGTCGCGCGCTATTTGCATTCCAACACCGCCGAGCACGTGCTGGTTCAGGCGTTGCTCGACGCGCCGCTGTTTCCCGTGCGCTGGCGCTGGAATGCCACCACGTCGCTGGCGCTTCCGCGCTTCCAGGGCGGCCGCAAAGTGCCGCCGCAGTTGCAACGCATGAAGAGCGAGGATCTGCTGGCGACGGTGTTTCCCGATCAGGTCGCCTGCCTGGAAAACATCGTTGGCGAGCGACAGATTCCCGATCACCCGCTGGTCAACCAGACCATGTACGACTGCCTGCGCGAAGCAATGGATGTCGACGGCTTGTTGCATATCCTTCGCGGTCTCGAAGGCGGCGCGATTCGGGTGGTCGCTCGCGACCTTACGGCACCCAGCCCGCTGGCCAGCGAAGTGCTCACCGCCGCACCGTATGCCTATCTCGACGATGCACCGCTGGAGGAGCGTCGTACGCTTGCCGTGCAATCGCGCCGCGGCGGCGAGATCGAGGATGCCGGCGATCTAGCCAAGCTCGATCCCGAGGCAATTGCTGCGGTACGCGGCGAAGCATGGCCGCAGGTACGCAGTGCGGACGAAATGCATGAAGCCTTGAGCGTGCTGGGTTTCGTCAGCGATACCGAGGCACAGAAAAACCAAGGTTGGGATAACTATCTGCAGGCGTTGGCGAAACACCATCGCGCCACCGCGCTGACACCAAAGCAGGCACGCGCATCGCTGTGGATCGCCGCTGAAAAGCTGCCGATGTGGCAGGCAGTACATGGCCATGCCAGCATCGACCCGCCCATCGAAGCGCCTGCCGAATACGCGGCGCAAGCGTGGACGCGTGAAGATGCGCTGCTCGAACTGGTACGCGGTCGCCTGGTCGGCCTGGGCCCCGTCGATGCCGCCAGCCTCGCCGAATCACTGCAAGTTGAACGCAGCGATGTCGATCACGCCCTGATCCGCCTGCAATCGGAAGGCTACGTGATCCAGGGACATTTCAGTCCCGGCGTCCAGGACGTGCAATGGTGCGAACGCCATCTGCTGGCGCGCATTCATCGCTACACCATCGGCCGATTGCGCCGCGAAATCGAACCGGTCAGTCGCCGCCAGCTGATGCGCTTCCTGTTCCAGTGGCAGCACGTGGCGCCCGATGCACGCCTGAACGGCCCCGACGGGCTGCCGGCCATCATCAACCAGCTCGAAGGATTCGAAGCCGCGGCCGGTGCATGGGAAACCGAGTTGCTGCCTACACGCATCGACGACTACGCCATTCAATGGCTCGACGAACAATGCCGCGCGGGCCGTGTCGTCTGGAATCGGCTGCGCACGGGCGGCGGCAGCAACGGACCGGTTCGTGCCACGCCAATCGTGCTGTTGCCGCGTCGAAGCCTGGCCACATGGAGCGCCATTGCCGCGAACACACAGTCGCAGGAGACATTGTTGTCCTCGCGTGCGCAAGCTGTTGCCGACGCGCTGGCCGCTCAGGGTGCGTTGTTCTTCGACGAGCTCATGGATTCCACGCATCTGCTGCGTACCGAACTGGAAGATGCACTGGGCGAGCTGGTGTCCGCCGGTCGTGTCAGTGCCGACAGTTTCGCCGGTCTGCGCGCGTTGTTGCTGCCCGCGGCCAAACGCGAAGCGCCGCGTCACCGGCGCGTGCGCCGCCATATGCTGAGCGGCATCGAAGATGCGGGCCGCTGGTCGTTGGTACGACAGCCCGTCGCTACCGGAAAACACGATCCGGACACCATCGAGCACATCGCGCGCTCCTTGCTGCGTCGATATGGCGTGGTGTTCTGGAAGCTGCTTGAACGCGAGGCCTCGTGGCTGCCGACATGGCGGGAGTTGTTGCGCGTGTATCACCGACTTGAGGCCCGCGGCGAAATCCGTGGCGGACGTTTCGTCGAGGGACTGGTCGGCGAACAATTCGCGCTACCTGAAGCCATCCCGCAATTGCGTGCCGCCAGCAAGCGCGAGAACGACGGCGAACTGGTCGTCCTGAGCGGTTGCGATCCGCTCAACCTGGTTGGCACCGTGCTCAGCGGCGACAAGCTGCCCGCCGTAATCGGCACGCGTGTGCTTTACGAGGATGGCGTAGCGGTGGCGGCGCTGGTGGCGAACAAGCCGCAATGGCTGGTGGAGAGCGGGTCCCGTCAGCAACAGCTATGGCGCAATGCCTTGTTGCGCCGTCCCGGCTACGAGACGGCGACCTTCGAGAGTCTGGCTGCCGGTCACTCGCTGTGA
- a CDS encoding nuclear transport factor 2 family protein: MRQLIDRYLDAYNRKDVEAMLTTMHREVVFENYTANTLSVRTLGIDELRHLAESSRHLFSARHQTITEYREFEGTAYVKVFFEGTFGIDLPNGIRAGQSMALNGRSEFRERDGLLIYIADHSE; this comes from the coding sequence ATGCGCCAGCTCATCGACCGCTACCTCGACGCCTACAACCGCAAGGACGTCGAGGCCATGCTCACCACCATGCACCGCGAAGTCGTCTTCGAAAACTACACCGCCAACACGCTGAGCGTGCGCACCCTGGGCATCGACGAACTGCGCCACCTCGCCGAGAGCTCCCGCCATCTGTTCTCGGCGCGACATCAGACGATCACCGAGTACCGCGAATTCGAAGGCACGGCTTACGTAAAGGTCTTCTTCGAAGGCACCTTCGGCATCGACCTGCCCAACGGCATCCGCGCCGGCCAGAGCATGGCCTTAAATGGCCGCAGCGAGTTTCGCGAGCGCGACGGCCTGTTGATCTATATCGCCGATCACAGCGAGTGA
- a CDS encoding rhodanese-like domain-containing protein, which translates to MPTVVQRVSAAPSQQALAHFEARLTFETDCADVYYATHHEQKDFILLDVRTPTLYAAGHVPGALNVPTRTISEQRLAEYPADTLFVVYCAGPHCNGANKAAIKLAQLGRPVKEMIGGLTGWIDEGFGLARGA; encoded by the coding sequence ATGCCAACCGTCGTTCAACGTGTTTCCGCCGCACCCAGCCAGCAGGCGCTGGCCCATTTCGAGGCTCGCCTTACGTTCGAAACCGATTGCGCGGATGTGTACTACGCGACCCACCATGAGCAGAAGGACTTCATTCTGCTCGACGTGCGTACACCCACCCTGTACGCCGCCGGGCATGTGCCCGGTGCGCTGAATGTGCCGACGCGCACGATCAGTGAGCAACGATTGGCCGAGTACCCGGCCGACACCTTGTTCGTGGTGTATTGCGCCGGACCTCACTGTAACGGCGCCAACAAGGCTGCGATAAAGCTGGCGCAGCTTGGCCGGCCGGTGAAGGAGATGATCGGAGGGCTGACCGGCTGGATCGACGAGGGCTTTGGCCTGGCGCGCGGCGCATGA